CTGGAGTTGGTGTTAATCATAGCGAGAAGATAACATCATTTCTCCTAAGAATGGATAAAGAATATAGAAGGGAAAATGTTTTCTCATATTTCATGTTTCTTATAAGAGAAGGGAAATGACCGCTTTCCTTTTACAATTGACGGGCAAAAGTTTGGGATCATACTTAGTCCTGTTATCTTtcttaaaacaaaaataatcttTGCGTTGCAAGATGGATGAACATTGGTAGCTAGTGTATGGATGAATAGTCTTGATGGAAAGGTATTTGTTGATGAACAGTGGTGATGATTTATGTGCCTAGACCAACTCAGGGATATCCGCTGGTACAATATGCTTTTAGTCTTCTGTGCGATGAATATACCGTTTTGGATGTAAGATAGGTGAAATAATATCCATGGTATCTGCTGGGTGTAAAACGGTTTTCTGCAGAAAAAAGTGCTTTCTCAGGTTTCTATCACATCTAAAGTGGTTCTCTATAATTCATACCGTCAAGATATAGTTGATGTGTTGCATATAATTTCCCAGACACACACTGTCATCATATACAGATTTCCCCTTTCCTGTATTCATCATTGTGTGCTCTTTTGGGTCTTGTGTATGTATCTTAGGGTGTCTGTTGGGGTGCATCATACAGTAACAAAGATTTTCCACGTGCTGAAAGTGCTGGAACGCAAAGTGTTCCATGAACCTTGTAAAGGCTTTATATATGAAGTTTGAGAGGCTACTAACTCTAATATTCCTCATCGGAGTTTCCCCAAGATCAAATTGGGATTTATTCACCCCAGGTGTTGGTCGGGATCTAGGGAAGAGGGGTCAAATTTTTCGGGTTGTGGTGGTTTATTCTTTATGTTGTCCGTTTGGTTGAAGAGGAACATGAGGATTTTTTACGACTTAGAAGACTTGCTTGAAAACATGATTAAGTTTAGGGTTTCAAGTTGGTGTTCGAAGAGTATGGAGTTTGCATCGTTCTCGGTCTCAAGTTTGTATAGAAATTAAAGTCCAATATTATGCTAATTTGACTTTGGGTCTAACTTCCTGGTGTGTGGACCTCTGGTCCATTTTttgtaattataatattttaattaatataataccGTTTCCTATAAAAAAAATGGTCGGCAAAGTTTTCTTGGTGTAGAAAATGCTGACACCAAATTGAATTGGTTTTAAAAATGTGCCTGTTTACTGGATGCAGGTGGTGCTTGATTTGGATGAAACTCTAGTATGTGCATACGAGACGTCAAGTTTACCAGCTATGCTACGTAGTCAAGCTACAGAAGCTGGTTTAAAATGGTTCGAACTAGAATGTATCTCTTCTGACAAGGTGAGTTACATGTGGTGTTATACATGTATGATTAAGCGGAAActgttcattttatttttacatttgaattattttttactgtatttatttttatgtttatattttgatgGAGCTTCAAGGAATTTGATGGAAAACCTAAGATCAACCACGTGACAGTATTTGAACGTCCAGGATTGAAAGAATTTCTCGACCAACTTAGCGAATTTGCAGAACTTGTGTTATTTACGGCTGGCCTTGAAGGTTTTCTGTTACCCTGTGTCTTAGTTTACTTTGTTTTCAACTGCACTTTAAATAGTGTTGTACTGCATTTTTAACTATTGCAGGATATGCGAGACCTCTTGTTGATAGAATAGATGTTGACAATCGATTCAGTGGTAGACTCTATCGGCCTTCAACAATTAGCACGTAAGTTTATTCTGCTCCTTTGTGATTGACAGCTGGGAATACCTTCTGATGTCTTCTTTATGTTTCTTATTTTTTCTTAAGAGGTCACTCATTTTGCGTTTTTGAGCTCTAAATATGTCCTACAGTCTACTTTTTCATTGATGGAAATAATTGCTATACATGTTGTGATGTGTTTGCATCTGACAAGTGAACGAAAAGAAAACTAATGAAATAATGCTAAGTACTCATGAAATACAAAGTGAAATTTGCCGTGCCGATGATATGCCATTTGACTTGTACTGCTTAAGTAATGTTAATTAATATGTGGAAAATACGTAAATAATCTTAACTTTCAAACTTTAAAATgtgaaataaaaatgatatcggATACGGTTTTGTGGGAAAATATTATCATGGTTGTGGATAGACCACTTCTTGATGTAATAATATACTTGACTTCCGATCTATTTAAACCTACTGTTGCTCATGCTTATGTGTTATCGTAATATAATGGGAATTCTGGCTGCCTTCTATCTTTTGACTTGGCTGAGTAGCTCAAGCAGTGGAAATCCTCAAatcttaattgatttatctttattttccttaCAATTGCCATGTCCTTAAATCTGTATTGTAGTATTGGATGATCATTAATGGGAATTCTGGCTGCCTTCTATCTTTTGACTTGGCTGAGTAGCTCAAGCAGTGGAAATCCTCAAatcttaattgatttatctttattttccttaCAATTGCCATGTCCTTAAATCTGTATTGTAGTATTGGATGATCATCATATAGTATACAcacaatttttttcttaatttctttaCGAGATTCATCAGCTTCCTAGATACTGCTCCATGTGTAGTTGCAAGGTGCGGGAAGGTTAATCACCATACCCAAATGCCATTCCCAGACCTACCTCACTCCAATGAAGAAAACACgtgaataataataaatgaaagAGAATATGAAATGATTCTCATTTCAGGTTGTAAATTATCTTTCCGTTGACAGGTTAAGTTTGATGTGACTCAACATTTCATCCAACCATAGAATGGTCTTTTAACTGCTGCAAATTATTCGATTTAGTTTTCGTCTATGGATTTGCTACATTAGGAATGCCGATGCTCAAGTATATGGGTTTTATACTGTTATTGTCTGATGAACTTGTTTGCAACCACAACAGGGAATATCGTGAGCACGTAAAAGATATATCTTGCTTATCAAAGGATTTGTGCAGAATTGTTATCGTTGACAACAACCCATTTAGCTTCTTGTTGCAACCACTAAACGGAATTCCATGCATTCCCTTTTCTGCTGGACAACCGAAGGATGAGCAGGTACCAACATTTCTCACAAAACCTATATGTGTCTCCTCGTTCTGACCAATTTTTCTACGTTCTTGTTCACCAGCTTTTGGAGGTTATACTTCCACTACTCAGGGACCTTTCTGTACAGAAGGACGTAAGACCCATTCTCTACGAAAGATTCCATATGCCTGAATGGTTCCAAAAGCATGGAATCCCTACTTTGGGGTGGCCAAACACTGGTGGATAAAATCATCGACCTGTCTTATTTATATAACCGTAACTTCCTAGATCATCATTCTTTTCAGAAGACCATCTCTTTGCCAGAACCACGCGACTTTGTATAGAGCCATTCAGGGCAAGATGGCAGTCGTTAATGAAATTCCAAAGTTGTCAAGTTCGAGCGGGAGGACAAGATTCTTGTTTACAGCTATTTATTGATTCCATGCTCGTTGGATTTGTTTCTACATGATGCTTGTGTTGTATAGTGTGTTtatacaaataaattatttacacATACACTTAACAAGTGCTGTAATTCCTCTGACGTCGTCTTGTAATGGATACGTGGGATTTGAATGTTGTGTTTATGTACATATTTGAACAAATTCTGGCAAGTGATGATTGAGAGATGTATCCCACTAGCATTTGTTTGTTGAAGCGATGACCAAACAACATGGTAGGCATCCGATGTAGGAAAGTTGGAGGTTTTTGGGTATTAAATTGTGGAATAGGTTTTTAAGATAAATTATAAATTGATAGGGTTTATATCAGatccttttatttaatttattaaatttctgCACAAAATAATTCAGTAAATTCATTGTGACGTTTGGCATCTGACTCATTCCTCCCTGAGTATAAGTGTACAACTGTTTGTGTGTTCGAATTTTGACggaacaaataataataatttaatatgcTCACAAAAGATAATAATAATGTTTTGACCttcatttgaaaattttatttcccAAATATATTAACTTAACacgatttaataataataataataatagaaatAATGATATTAACATCAACAACATCTGCCCGAATTGTAATGACTCAAGTTCGAATCTCTCCTTTTCTAGTgtgagaaataaaaaaataaatatttggtcCGTGTAAAAgacattaaatatatatttaaatgatgTTAAACTAAACTTCCAGACCTATAACAAAGTGCAAAAACTTTTCGTCAAAATTAAGCTCATAATGAAAAGTTCAACTTCATACCCAGATATATTGTCATGCATATACAAGATTTAGTTACACCCGATGATTTAACCTatcacatttaaaaaaaaaaataattttccgcTAGGGAAtaaactttataaattttattatagaagatttatttaaaacaaaTGACTTCCATATTTTGAAACTGATGAATTGGTCTTATCCCTTATCGATAGAAGCTTCTTGTGACTAGATATATAAGTATATCATTGGGCGAGAAAAATCttggaattttataataaagtgTCCAAAAATGTCACATCGTTTATGTTGACCGAAACCATAGACTAGAGTATCACAAGTTCTAAGAAATCAAGAGAAAATTACATCGTTGGTTCCAATTATATTGTAGGATTGTGTCTTCGTTGATGGCCAAGAAATTATCTTTTTAGTtgccctttttttttttttttttgagtgagTTCAAGCTTGAGTATCGAACCACAcctatataaattttgaaagacGTGTACATATAAACTAATATGATATAATTCAATacaaaaaacattttccatatttttgaAGTGGATGgtaaaacaaattaaaaataattataacgtttgattcaaaactcaattatgtcaaactagaaattttcaaatttggttttgaattaaaaaaaagtaTGTGTGTTTTACTAATCCAAATAAGGCAACGGTGACCAATggactttgaaaattcaaagattagttttatatatatatatatatatatataatgtgtgTGTGTAATCATAAATACCATCAATCAATGCATTATTTAAGTTACATGACAGGGAATAAAGAGAATAATCACACCACACCGTGATTTTAATTGATCATAGCTATTGAAAACTATTTAATCGCCACTTTTATTCAAATGagatgtttttaaatttttaaaaaaatattatttaatgtgttggatatatatatgtgtattatacatataaatatacagtttgtgtacatatatatatagttatagtaggtctcttgtgagatggtctcacgaatctttatatgtgagacgagtcaaccataccgatattcataataaaaagcatacttttagtataaaaagtaatattttttcatggatgatccaaataagagatccgtgtCACAAAAAACGACCAGtgaaactgtctcacacaagtttttgtcatgtagttaatcaaattcttaattttcaatggcaaaaacttgtgtgagacggtctcacggatcatattttgtgagaagaatctcttatttgaatcatcaatgaaaaaatattactttttatgctaataatattactttttattgtaaatatatgtagaattgatccgtctcacagataaaaattcatgaaactatatcacaaaagacctacttaTTTCCAATTAGGCCACCGAATGAATGCCAAGAGGCTCAACTAATTGGAGGCTAAATGAAAGCAATATCGCGCCCCACTTCGATGCAAATActgattgattcatgtttataaaattaatacttttttatcatttaatttttttccccGATTAGTTTAACTTAACTACTCCCAACGATATTCCTTATTTTCCCGTAACAAaagagcacaatttaattaatttttttgaagtaaatttaattaatttttttgaaataaaatgaatttttttgacCATTTGTCCTAATATTCGTCGTCCCTTTTCTCTCTCTTAGTGCACTTCCGTTTCTCTCTCTACAAATGAGGGCGCTTTTGCGCTCTCAGATAACGTCTCTTACATGAAGACACCCTTTTCACCCGTCACCGCGGCCGTATTGCTCCTATGTTCCGCCGTCTCCATTTCTCTGCCATCAGCTAAAGCCGGAGGAGGCTCTAGCTCCACACTAGCAGTAGTGTACGGCTCCACCACTACTATCTGCAGCATAGTGGCGCAGCAACCTGTCCATCAAATTCAATGCTGGCGGGACGGCCTGCTTCTCCCGCCCATCCTTCCCACCACCTCATTCGAAAGAGTCGCCGGTGGTCGAGACATACTTTGCGGCGTTCTCTCCGGAGGCCTCAGACTTCTGTGCTGGGACACCACCACCTTCTCCCTCAAAAGAATTTACAACAGTGCCACAACTTCATTGACTTCTCTTACGATCGGTGACACTGAAATTTGTGCATTAACGAATGTTACTGCTCCGGAAAACGCCATTTGCTGGAGACCATATCGTGTTCCTTCATCTGTGAATTCACGATTTAGCATGATTTCATCTGGTTATGAATTTTCATGCGGAATTTTGGAGAATAGCAGTCGGGTTCTTTGTTGGGGGAATAACAATCTTTCTTCTTTTATACAATcagagttttcaaatttatcaaTAACAAATATTCAGGTTGGTGGAAGGCATGCTTGTGGCATAGATGATTCAGGGTATGTATTTTGCAAAGGGAGTAATGATACCGGTCAATTGAATGTGCCATCGAATGTTGCAAACGAGTACAGAGCACTAGCTTTAGGCGAAAATCACAGCTGTGCGATCAGAAGATGGAACAGAACAGTGATTTGTTGGGGTGGAAATGGCGAATTTTCAAGCAATGTTACAGATGGAATTTCATTTGAATCCATTGTTACAAGCTCGAATTTTTCTTGTGGATTGACAACAAACAAGTTTTCAGTAATTTGTTGGGGTATTGGTTGGCCAAATTCTTCAGGGATTGAGTTGCCTTTACAAACGACACTTCCGTGGCCATGCGTTGAGACTTCTTGTCCGTGTAATGTATATCCTGACTCGTCAACACTTTGTTCTGGAAATGGACATATTTGTCGGTCTTGTGATGATCTTGATTCGATTCCGACAAGCCCACCACCATTTCTTCCACCACCACCGGTTATTATCTATCCCCCTTCTTCCCCTTCTAGAGGGCTTAGAAGGGGTTTACTGGCTTTAGCAATAGTTGGATCAGCAGGTGGATTGTTGGGTATTTGTACGGTGGCATATTGTTTGTGGACAAGTGTTTGTTTTGGGAAGAAAAAGATTCATAATTCTGTGCAGCCAACAATGACTGTAGCCAATGCTGCTCAACAATCTAGCAGTACTCCATCTTCAAGATCATTTACCCTTAGGCGCCAAGGATCGATTCTCATGAGGCGACAAAGGAGTGGAACTTCATCAAAACAACCAGAGAGGGCAGAAGAATTCTTGTTTTCAGAGCTTGTATCGGCTACCAATAATTTTGCCTTAGAGAACAAGATCGGTGGTGGGAGTTTTGGCGGTGTCTATAAGGGGAAACTCCATGATGGCCgtgaagttgctgtcaaaagagGCGATACAGGTTTGAAGATAAAGAAGTTTCAAGAGAAAGAGAGCGCGTTTGAATCTGAATTGGCAATCTTGTCACAGTTACATCACAAGCATTTGGTTGATCTTATTGGGTATTGTGAAGAATTGGATGAAAGGCTGTTGGTTTATGAGTATATGAAGAATGGATCGCTTCATGATCATTTACATGGCAAGAACAATGTCGTAAAGAGTAGTAGTGTCGTGAATACTTGGAAAATGAGAATCAAGATTTCACTAGATGCAGCTCGTGGCATAGAGTATCTCCATAATTACACAGTTCCACCAATAATTCATCGAGACATCAAGTCTTCAAACATTTTGCTCGATGCATATTTCACCGCAAGAGTGTCTGATTTCGGATTGTCCCTAAACGGGCCAGAAAATGATCGTGAGTTCAGACTGATGAAAGCAGCTGGTACCATAGGATACATTGATCCTGAATATTACGGACTCAATGTATTGACAGCGAAGAGTGACGTTTATGGTCTTGGGGTAGTTTTGTTAGAACTTTTGACAGGGAAGAAAGCTATATTCAAGAATGCCGAAAACGGAGGTTCGCCAATCAGTTTGGTGGACTACTCGGTGCCAGTGATCAAGGCCGGAGAACTGGCCAAGATTTTAGACTCAAGGGTTGGTCCACCTGAGACGAACGAATCCGAGGCTGTGGAGCTCATGGCGAACACGGCGGTGCATTGTGTGCCTTTAGAAGGCAAAGATAGGCTTACAATGAGTGGGGTTGTTGTAAATTTGGAAAGAGCGTTGGCTCTCTGTGATGATAGCCGTGGCAGCTTCTCCAGTGGTCCAATCTCCATCCTTTCAGATTGAAATTTAGAGAAAACACCATACTAGAAACTAATTTCTGTCCTACGATCTTTCATCAAGTTTTGTTGCGAGCTAATATGTCTGTACATTTCCACTCTAAAGCTTCTGTCCTAACATGAGTTTCTGTGTAGGCTTTTGTACAATATTTGACAGATTAATTGGATATTCAAGATTCCGAAGGGGAAACGTGAATCTACATGTAACTAAAGACTAAAGTTCAAAAATAATGAAGTGAGAATCCAGTCAACACAGAAAAGGTCTGTTGGTCTATGTGACATTTAGGAGGGAGGTCTCGTAAACACTCTACAccaattataaaataaaaaataaaaaaaaaaaacaatccgGTCGACTCTCAGAAGTCTAACATATCGGAATTGACTTTGAAAATTATCTCTTCTCATTTAAAAAGTGAGTCAGATGTTCACATCAGTCAACCTTTGAAAAAAGAAACTGTACATCTGTCCACGTTAACATTTTATGTCACTCACTAAACAGAAAAATGTTGACACACGTCGAccacaataataaataaaataacttctGTCCGGAAAACGATAAAACATCAAACGAATTGGTTTTCatttccatgaaattttaataTCTCCCGTCACTTGTATTTCTAGCACAATTATCGATCCTGAATAATTAAGAGATTTTGATGTATATGTAATGACAAAAAAAGGAAAATCGTtctataattaaatataaacagaTATATCGTCTTATTGAATTCTAAAACGATGAGTCATCTTTCTTCCTCTCGAGCTGAAAGAGACGTACttaaatgagattcaattttcCGACCACGGTGGGTTCCTTGGTTGGGAATTACTTTTTCTTCTCTCCTTTTCTATCTTcctctttttttattttattttgttattttctatCTTCCCATCATTTAATTtgtcaaaatctttccaaatttttttatcttacACTTCTGTTTTTAAACACAGCTCGTGTCTGTCTAAATACTTAAATTCATGTTGCATGAATAAATTCTCTCTCGTGGCCGATGGAAGAAGCACAAAAACAGATTCGAACTTGCTTTCTTTCATTAGGCTAGAATTTGTACATCTGCCAAAACAAGGAAAGGTTCATACCTTTGAACTATGACACATACATAAAGTTTATGCCTCGAGAATAATGAACGAGCGAGCAGCCACCAAATTCATTTATTTCAAAGCTTTCTGAAAGAAGAATTTTTTTACACTTGTTGTGCACAATCAATGCTCTATATATACACGATATCATGCGTATGCATTACTGGCCAATGTCAAGTAAGAGATGTAACAAACGTGAAAAGGAGGAATACCTGGATCAAACAAATTCAAATCGCATAAGAAGCTTCACAGAATTGTACTTGTCCCCCTTCCGAGAATGAAGTGGAACTGCTCGAATGCCTTTTCTCAACTCCGATATGGGAAGGCATGTTTGGCCTCCAAAGTCATCCTTCTCAGACATATCATGCTCGTGAACTTCAATACGAAGGAGTGCTAGTTCAGGAACTGTTAATGGGAACTCAAACACCTCATCCCAATTTGGTATCCAGTTGTCTTCAAGAATCTTTGTTTCCTTCATGACGGAATCTGCCGGAACTCCGGCAATTCCTATCTGGGGATAGGCAAATGTAACAAATTCAGACCATGTCGTGTGCTATGGCCTATGCATATGCATCTAAGTTAATTAAATGTGATAGTAAAATCGGTTTCCAATGAATTCTATTAGAATTAAAGTAACGAGTTGGATTAAAGATGAATACATGTGACTATTCTTCGATAAaggattattattattactttttaatcataaaacccACATATTGATAAAGGATTATTCTGCAATTGCATTTGTGGCGAGGCTAGGGGTGGGTCAAAGTGTGTATCAAAATAGGCAACCAAAGGGGAGCTCATCCGTGGGTCGAGACCCaaatcacaaatttttttttttttggaattgtATAGTTATCATCGACTACAATTGGATAGATTAGCTCTCAATCTTATCTCAAGATAACATGTAAACGCTACAGGGTGTTTTTTTCCTCGTGTCTTGTTTGAGGCATCTAAACACATGCAGAGTCATAGAAATGTTAAACAAAAGAGTCAGTAAGATTCATTGAATACGATTGCTAGCTGATCAGTTGAAGCTGCTTCATTTGTAGAACCAGTCAAACTATGGAACTGGAACTTAATAAACTTGCAAAATGTATCACTTACCCTTGCATAGAAATCTGGAGGAGAATAAGCATCGAAATGTGTATGACGGAAGTCATAATACCATCCTTCACCCATATACAGTCTCACCTGTTCAACATAAAGGATGATTGGACAAAATATGAAGTTTAAATAAAGCTCCAGTCTTTGAAGTGTTGTGGGACATTTTTAGGGAAGAAGCCTGAATACTACCTTTAAAGTTGCTTTGATTGACAATCTAGTATCTGGATCAAAGACCTCACCACGTGAGCCATCCTTCAATAAAAATTCTGGTTTTTTAATGTATCCGCAACCGCCGTTGGCTCTGAACATTCCATGCATCAACCAAAGTGATTTTCCATACCCCTGTTCGGATACAAGAAGATATATTTTAGACCCTGGATTATCTAATGAACGAGTACGCACCAAGTGAAGAAAGCCTTGATATTATCATTTGATTAAACATTTTTGTGTCCTCAACTTTCTCAATCTCATAATGCTCTGACCTGCATGTTAAATGCAACCAATTGAGCCCCATGCACCCATCCGATAAACGGATTGTAATTGGATGAATCAAAACGTACACCTTTTGGGTAAATTCTCAGTAAATTCCTCCGTGTAAACCTGCAGAAAACGAAGCATAATCCGAGTCATGAACGAAGATCAAAGCCTAACGGATCAAGCTAAAATTGATTCAAGTAACAAATTAGAAGACGAGGAATCAAAATGGACCAAGCTAATTGAGCAAATTACTTGATCATGGGTAGGTTAACTATAATAAGTATCAATTAGGGCCTAACTAATATTGACAGGActcaagtttatttatttatttattgttttcatACTATTTCTTAGGTAGTATTTTTATGGGCCAtgtcaaatgttattttaagctATTTCATTGATAGCTTAGGGTTTACACACATGTGCGCCTATGTAtttatgcaaatgatttttgcAAGAGTTACAGATGTGTCATCGATAAAATTGTTGGTTTTTTTTTGCATTTCCAAATCGatcaaactttttaaaattcgTTCTCATTGCAATCAAAATCCAGACTTATAGTCTTCATTCTTTGAAGGGGTGACATCCAACAACACAAAAAATTTAGTGAAATTCAGTCGACTCCATTAGTAAAGACTGAGAGGCGTATTAAACTGTTTATTGAAATGGATAGTATCCTAGAAGAG
The sequence above is a segment of the Primulina tabacum isolate GXHZ01 chromosome 6, ASM2559414v2, whole genome shotgun sequence genome. Coding sequences within it:
- the LOC142548763 gene encoding putative serine/threonine-protein kinase-like protein CCR3, with the protein product MKTPFSPVTAAVLLLCSAVSISLPSAKAGGGSSSTLAVVYGSTTTICSIVAQQPVHQIQCWRDGLLLPPILPTTSFERVAGGRDILCGVLSGGLRLLCWDTTTFSLKRIYNSATTSLTSLTIGDTEICALTNVTAPENAICWRPYRVPSSVNSRFSMISSGYEFSCGILENSSRVLCWGNNNLSSFIQSEFSNLSITNIQVGGRHACGIDDSGYVFCKGSNDTGQLNVPSNVANEYRALALGENHSCAIRRWNRTVICWGGNGEFSSNVTDGISFESIVTSSNFSCGLTTNKFSVICWGIGWPNSSGIELPLQTTLPWPCVETSCPCNVYPDSSTLCSGNGHICRSCDDLDSIPTSPPPFLPPPPVIIYPPSSPSRGLRRGLLALAIVGSAGGLLGICTVAYCLWTSVCFGKKKIHNSVQPTMTVANAAQQSSSTPSSRSFTLRRQGSILMRRQRSGTSSKQPERAEEFLFSELVSATNNFALENKIGGGSFGGVYKGKLHDGREVAVKRGDTGLKIKKFQEKESAFESELAILSQLHHKHLVDLIGYCEELDERLLVYEYMKNGSLHDHLHGKNNVVKSSSVVNTWKMRIKISLDAARGIEYLHNYTVPPIIHRDIKSSNILLDAYFTARVSDFGLSLNGPENDREFRLMKAAGTIGYIDPEYYGLNVLTAKSDVYGLGVVLLELLTGKKAIFKNAENGGSPISLVDYSVPVIKAGELAKILDSRVGPPETNESEAVELMANTAVHCVPLEGKDRLTMSGVVVNLERALALCDDSRGSFSSGPISILSD